The following proteins are encoded in a genomic region of Oncorhynchus masou masou isolate Uvic2021 chromosome 32, UVic_Omas_1.1, whole genome shotgun sequence:
- the tpp1 gene encoding tripeptidyl-peptidase 1: MRVLLAFCVLICSSLILCEHLEADQNILIPEDWTRVGRIDPTEKLELTFALRQQNVDQLEHLLLLVSDPESAQYGKHLTLEEVAALVRPSQLTQKVVRHWLQSHGVTDCQTILTQDFLQCTMNTQVAEALLPGIEFHRYVRDGISLFRSSSAYHVHEDVLQHLDFVGGVHRFPPKGQDLNEVLTKRRRSGAKFHLGNTPATLRSRYNLTAADVGSAQNNSQAVAQFLEQFYHPADLAEFMTLFGRSFQHLSKIDRVVGVQGAGKAGLEASLDVEYIMSTGANIPTWVFTNPGRHETQEPFLQWMLLLSNMTDIPWVHTISYGDDEDSLSSAYMMRINTEFMKAGVRGISLLFASGDSGAGCRHLTKGENSFRPSFPASSPYVTTVGGTSFKNPFKVTYEVTDYISGGGFSNVFKMPDYQVGAVEGYLKAVPGLPPKTYFNTSGRAYPDIAALSDNYWVVTDRVPIPWVSGTSASTPVVGGILSLINDQRFLKGLPSLGFLNPRLYQLQGQGLFDVTDGCHLSCLDEQVQGQGFCAAPSWDPVTGWGTPNYPALLAALVLEK, from the exons ATGAGGGTTCT gtTGGCCTTCTGTGTCCTCATATGCAGCTCATTGATTTTGTGTGAACATCTTGAGGCTGATCAAAACATCTT GATACCAGAAGACTGGACTCGTGTAGGCAGGATTGACCCCACAGAGAAGTTGGAGCTGACCTTTGCTTTGAGGCAGCAGAATGTGGATCAACTGGAACACCTGCTGCTACTGGTTTCGGACCCTGAGTCGGCACAATATG GCAAGCATCTGACTCTAGAGGAGGTGGCCGCTTTAGTACGTCCATCCCAGCTGACCCAGAAAGTGGTTCGTCACTGGCTGCAGAGTCACGGGGTCACAGACTGCCAGACCATCCTCACTCAAGACTTCCTCCAATGCACCATGAACACGCA AGTGGCAGAGGCCCTGCTTCCAGGCATTGAGTTTCACCGCTACGTAAGAGATGGCATCTCCCTGTTCAGGTCATCATCTGCATACCACGTGCATGAGGATGTTCTCCAACATCTTGACTTTG TTGGCGGTGTTCACCGCTTTCCACCCAAGGGGCAGGACCTCAATGAAGTCTTGACAAAGAGGAGACGGTCTGGAGCGAAGTTTCATCTTGGAAACACACCCGCCACACTCAGGTCTCGCTACAACCTGACCGCAGCGGACGTGGGTTCAGCTCAGAACAACAGTCAAGCCGTGGCTCAG TTCTTGGAGCAGTTCTACCATCCTGCTGACCTGGCTGAGTTCATGACGCTGTTCGGACGGAGCTTCCAGCACCTGTCTAAGATTGACCGGGTGGTTGGTGTTCAGGGAGCAGGGAAGGCCGGTCTGGAGGCCAGCCTGGATGTAGAGTACATCATGAGCACAGGGGCCAACATACCTACATGGGTCTTCACCAATCCAG GTCGGCATGAGACCCAGGAGCCATTCCTCCAGTGGATGTTGCTGctcagcaacatgacagacatcCCTTGGGTCCACACCATCAGCTACGGGGACGATGAGGACAGCTTGTCCTCCGCCTACATGATGCGCATCAACACTGAGTTCATGAAGGCTGGCGTACGGGGCATTTCTCTACTGTTTGCCTCAG GTGATAGTGGAGCTGGCTGCAGACACTTGACTAAAGGAGAGAATTCTTTCCGACCAAGCTTTCCTGCATCAAG CCCATATGTGACGACAGTGGGGGGAACTTCATTCAAGAATCCATTCAAGGTCACCTATGAGGTCACCGACTACATCAGTGGCGGCGGCTTCAGCAATGTTTTTAAGATGCCGGACTACCAG GTCGGTGCTGTGGAGGGTTATCTGAAAGCAGTGCCGGGTCTCCCTCCAAAGACGTACTTCAACACCAGTGGAAGGGCCTACCCAGACATAGCTGCTCTCTCAGACAACTACTGGGTGGTCACCGACAGGGTACCCATCCCCTGGGTGTCTGGTACTTCG GCCTCCACCCCTGTGGTTGGAGGAATCCTCTCTCTGATCAATGACCAGCGCTTTCTGAAAGGCCTGCCTTCTCTGGGCTTCCTCAATCCCCGCCTGTATCAGCTGCAGGGCCAGGGACTCTTTGAT